Within the Vigna angularis cultivar LongXiaoDou No.4 chromosome 10, ASM1680809v1, whole genome shotgun sequence genome, the region CTATTATCCATCAAAAGGTTAAACTTTAACCTACTTAATAGGTATGCAATTTAATCCaaacaaaaattttcaatttcttgttaAAATATGTGCAGAAAAAGTCTCCAAATTCATAAATTGAAAAGTACCAAAAACTGAACCAggcaaaagaaatatatttttaatcctaatataaattcaacaaatagaataaaaacaataacaataaaattaaaaagaaaaacatactaAACCTAAATAAGGATAAAAAATTAGTACATAAAGACAATATGAAATTCAATGAACTTAATCTACCAAAACCATCAAAAGAAGAATTCTAGAATAAAactttagaataaaataaaacaatgagAGAAAATGAATGGAACCAGTTGATAAAAAGTCACACAGATAAAAGATAATACAAGTTAAAATtggttataaaaaattataataactaatcattctctttttcctaaacaaaattataattcattaaaaagaatttaactcattaaatattatttttactactaataaaaattaacagtgataataattttattaaattttatgttcaaacataaaattataattaatttaatagatgtatactagtattaaaaaaattggtttgaggctttttttcataaatataattttataattaatttaataaatttatattagtactaaaaaatattgtgttttttttctgtaataattttataattaatttgatagagaaatattaatattaaataaaaaatttcaatactttattttttggACGTTTAAAGTTAATGTTTTATGGAACAAAACTAAGTGTACTTAATGAATGTTTACAACCCATATGGTCAATTGTCACAAACTAAAAGTTGTTGAGCTTACACAATGATCTAACAGAACGTCCTTGTATACATTAGCCCGATTGATCAATCAAACCACCAGATAAGTCGTTGAATCTAAACGGTCATATGATAGATTGTCTAATCATATATAAGTTTGGATGACAAACCAAACCACCTAGATAACAAGTTGTTGAGTTCAGACGGTCACTTGACAGACCATCCACTCATAATCAGAATCATACATAGGttaaattatgattatttatgttTGGATCGTAATTAGgcaaatcttaattaaaagttCACCACAAAACCAACCAATAAATAAAGGTTTGATTAACaacaacatttattattatctatttgaGTTGAACTGGCTTTGACATCGAAATACTTACAAATATTATCATTAGAACGGTTTGAATGTATGTGAGACCTTTTGTGGGGTAAGACttgaatattaaataacataacaaaaatTAGACCGTTGCTATTAATTCCATACCCGAAACACTAACGAAATggaatattcatatatatatatatatatatatatatatataataattccGTTTATTTTAAACTGTTTTAAgctttaattaaaagaaaagtggttgtgtatttgtttattattaaatcACAAATTATAACGATAGGTTAgataattttatgataattttccTGAAAATCATATTAATGGTTTCCATTAATTAAATGTAACTAAATGTTTGTTTCATGAAACAATATCTTGAAATGTCTAtttctagattttttttctaagagATCATACGTTAGGGTTGTATAAAACAGtaagtaattaaataaataaataatactaataatgtAAAACAGTTATAAATGGTtctgtaattaaaaattatcataactttgctctttttttttaataatttcttaaaaatcatAAGAATGATTTgcaattttaacatatataacttttgtataaaacaattttatactATGCAAAATTTAGAAACTAGAAAAGAGTAAACGTCCTATTTCATATCACCATTAAAGAACtgtctttaaaaatatttattctttattacgTTATTCTTTCTGATAACTCATCTAAATGTAATAACTCTACAGAAAATAAAGCACAACCTAGTTTTTCTGTACTTTTGTTAAACGAGAACTCCAACTGACCccgataaaaattaaattttggaaaCCATATTTTTCACatgtttattataaataaaatcgaTGGACTCAATCATTAAATTGTGTTATATTATTGGTCGATCCGGATAACGAGTTCTGGTTTTAGACATATACGATTTTAaatggttatatatatatatatatatatatatatatatatatatatatatatatatatatatatatatatattatgaaaataaacgTTTACCtgtattttaaacatttaagtAAATTTTTGAATAAAGTCCCCAACCACATGTCATCACACAAAATGAATAAAGATATCTGATCCGTAGTGAAAGATTTTAGAGATGTTGGAATCATAGCACGCGCGTAAAATGCTCTCCAACAAAAAGCCACTAAATAAATGGAGTATTGATTTTCTTGACTCATAAACAAACagtttttaatttctatcaCAACAATTGTTGCTCTTTCTCAGGAATTCAATATTACCCATTACCACTTTAtgttttatcatttaatataaaatctagCATGTCATAGGTTAAAACTAATATATGATATCATTAAAGTGAAATTTGTGGAtcccaatattttttttttcacatttaggAAATCTTAATCAACTTTATTCGATTTGATGACCTATTTATTATCTCTAACATTGTAGGTTGATGTAATGTTTTTCTTAGcaagaaaagtgaaaaataaactaaaggTGAGTGTTGAAGATATGAATGACATCAACCATGACATAAGACATTGATGCGAATGGATAATCCTCCAATAAAGTTAAGAACATCTTGAACTATTACCTATTTTGGAAAGTTTGTCGCATAAGGCAAAACTTATTATCTAATTCTGAATCAAATAATCTCAAAGGAAATTAATTAATCTCTCTATAATGGATTATAAAAAAGTCCATggccaattttttttttcactcttaaTTTCAAGAACAAATCACATGATCAAACccttttaatagtataaaataaaaagaatggaATTACAAACCAAAGTAATCAAAGCCGTTTAAAATTGGATCCAAAGTTTATGATCAGATCAATtggataataaatttaaaaaaagaaagatcaaATGAGCTTTTTTTTTCCTCTACACGGATTCTATCCAATTTGCTAACACCTCgatgatttataattatatgtctcattttatttggaaaaataaaattcttccCCCTTGAATTTTGTGGGGAGCCGTAGTAGCACAGAAACcgaaaccaaaaacaaaattcagcAACACGCAATTCATTGGAAGCGATCATATAGATATACAATCAACAATGCTTTGCAATACAAATATGTTGTGTTGAACTACCAAATTAAGTTCTACATAGACGAATAAACTCCTCAAAAGATTTCTGTGCCTCATTTGCCAGAATAGGATGTTAACAGAATATCTTTGTCATCCTTGTCATTAACATGCATGAGAAGCTTTTGCCAGTACTATATTTTTGGTGTAGAATCCTGCAAGAACTGCATTGCCTGGTTGTACCATTTATGGCTgcaaagaaagagagaaagcatTCCTGAGAATTATAATCATTGCACATGATGTGATTAGTAGAAATTTTAGTTCAGATCAACTCTTCAACCACACTTAGTTTTAAGTTTTATGACAGTTTACTGAATACCTGCTTCAGAacaaattacaagtttttttggTTCGCATATGAAGCTTTTTCAAACCCACAATTAAAAGTACAAAACAATATTTTCCTTGCAATGTTAATCTCTTCAGATTGTAGCTGTGAAGGCGAATCGTAAAATGTTCCTTCAAATAAAGCCAGAAATTGATCCCCAAGATAAATTCATTTAACAAACACATCACATGACATTTCAATTAGTTCCATATCCTAATCAAAACTATTTGAACAAGTTTACTATATTTAATGCACGAGGAATGGATTTAATACCactaattacaatttaaatgaGATGGGTTTGCACTAAAAGGGTTAACAATTTTACCTTGCAAGTATTTGCATATCTGATTTATGTGAAACACACCTTTacttgaaaagaaatttctaaTTAGGAAGACAAAAGCCACTTCCCATGCACTCTAACCTGATTATTTGATGCTTGTTCATGTAATCTATTATTAGGCTTCATgttcaaatcaatcatttttgTTTCCATCTTGGTATGCCCATCAGCAGCAGATCCTGGTGTTGGAAGCAGAGGCATCACATGATTGTGCTGCTTCTCTCCCATTTTTAGTTTGGGAAGTTGATTTTGTCCTCTTTTACTCTCACCAGGTTCCAATGGCTGTGAACCTGGATTTTCAGCATGACTAGATTTGTCTCCTGGAAACTGTGGAACAAGGAGACATTATTACACCTTTTAAGGAAACCCAATAGTAAATAAACCCCAGTTTAATCCCTAAGATTGTAAGCATTGGTCACTTTAATCCTTGACtttgtaaaatatattcatttcaGTTTTTCTTCACCAACATTAAGGACTAAAAcgaataacattttataaagtTAGGTACTGAAGTGAGCCTTGTGCAAAGCTAGAGATTAAAACAGCCAAACTTACAATCTTAATACAAAATTTTGGTGGGTTTAGTCAATAAACATATCAAGACCAGTTCACTCACTAACCTCAACTCTTTGCCTGAACAGAAGATATCTTCCATGCGTTCTTTTACCTCCAACATGAACTATCATATCACACTGCAAACAAAGGGAACTTCCATCTGTCTCACAATAGAAGAAAGCTACATCCAGATTGAAAGGGTAAACACATATAAACAATAAGCATCATAGGAACACCATAAGGATAGAAAGAAGAAACCACCTACCAGGTGCATTCTCACATATGTCACACCGTGGCACATCACTTGGACTTGCAAGACCAACTCTCACATGTCTACTTGCTAGCTTGTTGCACATGTGAACCTGTCAGCTCCAAAACATTAATCTTCTACCCTTTGGTTCAAAGTTGTTGACCACAAAAACCAACAccaaacaaaagtaaaatacaGACTCAGATTTTCAATTCACACAACACCGCAACAAGATCAAATCGAATCGAAGCATATCTATGAAGCTACAAGAGGGTCAACCTTCAAGCCCTTCAATTCGTTACCCCATACATACATGAACTTCTCCAAGTTTCTCCCAGGATTTCAATATTCTTAAATTACCAATGAAATATAGTGACCGTGTCGTATTTTTCAATAAACACCAGATCATAACATTCAAGTCAGTGATCTAAACGAAACACCAAAACACAAGTACAAAACACAGATCAATATCGATAATGAGCACAACATATCACAAAGAAGATCCAGAAagtattgacaaaaaaaaaacaccttcTCATCGCAAGCACGACAAAGTGCAGCCTCGTCAGCGGCGCAGAAAACTATAGCCGCCGCACTCTCACAAGCATCACAAAGCGTTCGCATGGTTGGACTCTCCCACTTTCATTGCTTCAGGCAACAGACAGAAAGAAAGTTACAGTGAgacagaaaaacacaatatatgTATCTATGTGTGTATTATGATGATGAATATATATGAGCATAGAAAGAGAAGGGAGGCAGAGAAGAAGACAGGTGTTCACCAAATCCATGTGGGTATGATAGTTTTGTTTTTCAGCGAATGTTATGTTGTTTGTGAAAGAGGGTGGAGGTGGTggttgatgaagatgatgatggggAAGGACTATGATTAGAGTGTGGGATAAAAGAAAGGATTTTGAAGGAGTGGGGGGACCTTGATGGTTGATTCCAAAACTTTGCAAAGACACAATAAATGAGTGTTTGTCAACTCTGTTGGCCTCAAACATTACTTCGTAGCCACAAGTTCAAAGCCAATGCAGAGTTGACAGCAACTCACGCTTCATTCTCACCCACCAATTAATTATCTGACATGGGACCCACATCCTTCCCATgtttcttgtttctttcatCCTTCCTAGCCTCTGCCTAACTTCTCCTTCCTTTTCAGCCACAACAACCAAAGCCATGAATCTTCCATCTTCTTCTCTACCTGTCCCTTCTATCCATTTTCCTGCTCACTCTTACTTTAACTTCTTTATCTACTCTACACCCAAATTCTCATACACACTTATTACAAATCTATAAGATGCGTACGTTTGCTTTTTTAGAGTTTTACTGGATTTATAAAAACAAGACTTTTGAATGAATCAAGTAGGTTATCTCTTATCTCCCAACTTCCCTTTAAAGAGACACATAATATTGCCAAGATTTGTAGTGCGACCAACTTTTTTGCATTTCAGGGATGGTGGATTTCAATGGATTCGTCAATATCTATACTGTTAATAAATGGACGACTCATCAAACAGGTCTGAACATCTTTGCATGAGTAGTTGGCcgagaaaaaaaagaactttaGATACTGTTTACAGTCCACAATCAGAAGCACAAGAGACACTGATCAAATGGTAATTTTCACTGTTCCTAGAATAACTTTCCCAAACAGAAATAAAAGGGGACTCAAGATTTGTTTACAGCTTGTCACCTCTATTATTGCTTTACATCATCACATGTTTCGGAAGCTCTGTCAAATTAGCCTGACATTTTAGCTGATACTCTTTAAAAAGTTGGGAATTTCCCATCAGTAACCttatatgtctttttttttttcatagagaATAAAGTGAGTTTGTTCTGGATTGCTTTTGTTTAGTGTGTGCTACCATTTAGTAAAGATGAGATGTATACAGATGCATGAAACAGTAATGTAGAACAGTGGCAACTTTTAAAGCAAATATTGATTATAACATAAAACCTGTAATGAGTTTATAACAACTGTTTTTAAGTATGTGGCTAGAG harbors:
- the LOC108335861 gene encoding B-box zinc finger protein 18 isoform X2; amino-acid sequence: MRTLCDACESAAAIVFCAADEAALCRACDEKVHMCNKLASRHVRVGLASPSDVPRCDICENAPDGSSLCLQCDMIVHVGGKRTHGRYLLFRQRVEFPGDKSSHAENPGSQPLEPGESKRGQNQLPKLKMGEKQHNHVMPLLPTPGSAADGHTKMETKMIDLNMKPNNRLHEQASNNQP
- the LOC108335861 gene encoding B-box zinc finger protein 18 isoform X1, producing MRTLCDACESAAAIVFCAADEAALCRACDEKVHMCNKLASRHVRVGLASPSDVPRCDICENAPAFFYCETDGSSLCLQCDMIVHVGGKRTHGRYLLFRQRVEFPGDKSSHAENPGSQPLEPGESKRGQNQLPKLKMGEKQHNHVMPLLPTPGSAADGHTKMETKMIDLNMKPNNRLHEQASNNQP